The genomic window CGTCCGACCAGGACAGCGTCGAGTCGTCGCCGAATTTGCCGAAGGAGGCACGGACCAAAGCCGTTTCGCGCTGTGCCAGGTGTGTCCATTTGCGGCTGGACAGGGTGAACGCCTTGGCGCGCAACGATTCTCCGGTAGCGACCAGGATGCCGGAGTTGTGCGGGAGCGCGGTGTCGCGGGGAAGGGCAAGTGCGACAACGACGGACGAGGACAGCTCGATACCGGCCAGCGCTGCCGCGGCGTTCGGGGCGACCGTGCCGAGCAGTCGCGCGCTGACCGGGGCGGGCGTGGCGAGCACGACCGCGTCGACCGCGCCGATCGGGTCGACGACCCAGCCGCGCAGCCCGCGGGCCAACCGAGTAGCCGGTGTCGCGGTGACGAATTTCGCACCGGATCGCGCCGCCAACGCCTCCAGCAGCACCTGGTAACCGTCCCTGAGCCCACCGAACACCGGTGCGTCCGAGGGCGGCGGCAGCGCGACGGAGACCGCGTGGGTGAGACTGGGCGCGCCATCGTCCAACGCGGCGGCCAAGGTCGGCAGCGCGGCGCGTATGCCGATCGAGCGGGAACTCCCGGCGTAGACCCCGCCGAGCAGCGGATCCACGCTGCGCTCGGCGACCTGCGCCCCGAACCGGTCGGCGATCAGGCGGTACACGTCGATATCGGCGCCGGGTTCCCAGGCCAGTGGTCGCCGCGGCTCCGTGGCGATCCGCTCGACCGTCTCCGCGTCGACCAGCCCGCGCATCGATTCGGCGTCCGCCGGTATTCCCATCAGCGTCCGCTCCGGCAGCGGATGCGTCACCCCGCCCGACCACAGCAGCGGCCGCAACCCCGCGGGCGTCACCAGCTGCGTCTCCAGCCCGACCTCGCGCAGCAACTCCGGCACCTCGGGCCGCCGCCCGACAAACGCCTCCGCCCCGAGATCCAAAGGCTCCCCGGCTACTTCACCGGTATACAGAATCCCGCCAACCCGCTCGGCCCGATCGAGCACCAGAATGTCGGCCTCGGCTCCCAGCAGCACCCGCAACCGATACGCGGCAGCCATCCCACTGATCCCGCCACCGACCACTGCGATCCTCATAACCCCGACCGTATCCCCTGCCCGCACACCCTCCGCGACTAGGTCAGGGCGGCGAGCTCAGGGGGCGCCGCTGACGATGATGTCCGCGTTGGCGCGGGTGTCGTCCGCGGCGAAGTGGTTGTCCTCGTCGGTCATCCAGCGCTCCCACAGCGGTAGCGCGGATTCGCCGTCGCGTTCGAGGCCGCGCGCCAATCGCACGGTGCGCGGCGTATCGACCCAGATGGCGAGCGACAGCCGAGTTCGAACGGCGGCGCGCGCTGCGGACACGCCTTCCAGCACCACGACGCCGCCCGGCGCGACCTCGTGCCACTCGGCCAACGCTCGCCGACCCCAGTCGTAGCGCTGGTACCGAGCGGGCACGTCACGCGCGAGCGGTTCGAGCACCTGACTCTCCAACCGCGGCCACCAATGGAGCGGGTTGTCCCACGAGGCAAAGCTGTCGGTCGGCACCACCGTCGCGTCGCACTCGCGCGCCAGTTGTGCGGCGAGCGTTGACTTTCCGGCCCCGCCCGGTCCGTCGACGGCGACCAGCCTGGTCGAACCGAGCCGCGGCCCGCTCGCCAGTACCCGGGCCACGATCTCCGCGAGCACTACAGTTCGTGCACCAGGTCGACCAGTGCGGTCAGCACGCCGGGGTCGGTGTCGGGCAGCACGCCGTGGCCGAGATTGAAGATGTGTCCCTTGGCGCCCAACGTGATCGCCTCGTCGGCCTCGTGCGCGATGCGGCGCGCTTCGGCTTCGACCGCGGCCGAGCCCGCGAACAGGACGGCGGGATCGAGGTTGCCCTGCAACGCTTTTCCGGGTCCGACGCGGCGCACCGCCTCGGTGAGCGGCACCCGCCAGTCGACACCGACCACGTCGGCGCCCGCCTCACCCATCGCGCCGAGCAGCTCGCCGGTGCCGACACCGAAGTGGATGCGCGGCACGCCCGCGTCGGCGACCTCGGCGAAGACGCGTTCGGAATGCGGCAGCACGAACCGGCGATAGTCGGCGAGGGACAGCGCCCCGGCCCAGGAATCGAACAGCTGCACAGCGTCGACACCGGCGGCCAGCTGGGCCCGCAGGAAGGCGATGGTGATGTCGGTGAGCGCACCGAGCAGCGCGTGCCAGGTCTGCGGGTCGGCGTACATCATCGACTTGGTGCGCTCGTGATTCTTGCTCGGCCCGCCCTCGACCAGGTAGGACGCCAGCGTGAACGGCGCGCCCGCGAACCCGATCAGCGGCGTCTCGCCGAGCGCGTCGACCAGTAGTCGCACCCCGTCAGCGACCGCGCCCACCTCTTCGGGACGCAGCCGCGGCAGCGCGCGCACATCGTCGACCGTGCGCACCGGCGACGCGATCACCGGCCCGACGCCGGGCACGATGTCGAGGTCGATGCCCGCCGCCTTCAGCGGAACGACGATGTCGGAGAACAGGATCGCCGCGTCGACGCCGTGCCTGCGGATCGGCTGCATCGTGATCTCGCACACCAGCTCCGGGTCGAAGCAGGACTCCAGCATGCCGACGCCCTTGCGCAGCTCGCGGTATTCGGGCAGCGACCGTCCGGCTTGCCGCATGAACCACACCGGACGCCTGCTCGGCGTCGCGCCGGTGGCGGCGGCCAGGAACGGGGCATCGGTCAACCGGCGGCGGGTATGAGTGCTCATCGAGCCCATCGTAAAGGGCGGCTGTCCAGCCCCCATCCGCCCGGGCGGGCCATCCCACGGGACATGGCCGCGACAGAACGCGAGTGCGGCCACGGTGCCGTCCCGCTCGACGCGCCCCTGGTGTTCCTGGGGTCGGCAGAGGCGACACGCCCGGGGGCGGGGGCGCGCCAAAGCAGGGAAGGGCCCACGGACGCCGCAGGAATACAGCGGCGCGCCTCCGACTGTGCCGGGTGCACAAGGTCTACCGTCCCCTTCGTGACACCGCTCGACTTCCGCGACGGCGCCGCACCGACCGAGGGACCTCATGGCGAGCCAGCTCAATTTCGCGCCGCGGTCGATGCGATGGGCACCGCTACCGTGCACCCTCGGATCGAGCTGGCGCCGATCCGGCCGCCGCAACGTCTGGCGCCCTACTCATTCGCACTCGGTGCCGAGGTAAAACATCCGGAATCCGGTGTCGTGCCGGTCGATTCGGAAGGCGATGCGTTCGGCAGGCTGATCCTGCTGCACGATCCGGACGGTGACGACGCCTGGCATGGCACGCTGCGGCTGGTCGCCTACATCCAGGCCGACATCGATGCCGCGCTGGCCACCGACCCGCTGCTGCCGGAGGTGGCGTGGAGCTGGCTGGTGGACGCGTTGGAGTCGCGGTCGGAACCGTTCACCGCACTCGGCGGCACCGTCACCTCGACGAGTTCGGTGCGTTACGGCGATATCGCAGGCCCGCCGCGGGCCCACCAGTTGGAGCTGCGCGCGTCCTGGACCGCGCTCACCAACGACATGCGTCCGCACGTGGAAGGATTCTGCGAGGTACTCGCCTACGCGGCCGGACTCCCACCGGCCGGCATCACCGAGCTGCAGATGCGACCGGACCTGTCGAACGACCAGCGATAGCCGACCGCTATTCCGCTGCCGTTCTCCCTTCCGACACACGGAAGCCCGATAGGGCGACGACCGCCGCGGCACTGCACGTAAAGTTCAACAACATGTCCGTACCCGACGAATCCGAACCCACCGGCGCGCCTCCCCTGCTCGCGCCCGTGGATGGCGTGCCTCCGGTACTGGACACCGCCGCCGAAATCGCCGCGGCCGCCGCTCGTCTCGCCGCGGGCACCGGCCCGCTCGCCGTCGACGCCGAACGTGCTTCTGGCTTCCGGTATTCGGCGCGCGCCTACCTGATTCAGCTACGCAGGGACGGTGCCGGTACGTTCCTCATCGACCCGATTCCGGTCACCGACGCGCTCGGCCCGCTGGCCGACGCGATCAACGGTCTCGAATGGGTATTGCATTCGGCGGACCAGGATTTGCCGGGTCTCGCCGAACTCGGCCTGCGCCCGCAGCGGCTGTTCGACACCGAATTGGGCGGTCGGCTGGCCGGTTTCGAGCGCGTCGGACTGGCCGCGATGGTGGAGAACCTGCTCGGGCACGCATTGCGCAAGGGGCACGGCGCCGCCGACTGGTCCACCAGGCCGCTGCCCGACGAATGGCTCAATTACGCGGCACTGGATGTCGAACTGCTGTTGGAGTTGCGCGACGCGGTCGCCACCGCACTCGAGGCACAGGGCAAAACCGATTGGGCGGCACAGGAATTCGAGCACGTCAGGACGGCGGAGCCGGCCGCACCCAAGGCGGACCGGTGGCGGCGCACCTCTGGCATCCACAATCTGCGCCGGACCAGGCAACTGGCCGTGGTGCGCGAACTGTGGACCACGCGGGACACGCTGGCCCGCGCCCGCGATGTCGCGCCTGCCCGGATTCTGCCGGACGCCGCGATCATCGCGGCGGTGACGGCGGACCCGAAGACCATCGCGCAACTGCGTGCGCTGCCGGTATTCGGCGGGCCGCGGCAGCGCCGGTACTCGCGAGAGTGGCTGGCCGCGATCGATCGCGGCCGGACCATGCCGGACAGTGAGCTGCCGCCACTGACCCAGCCGTTCGACGGTCCGCCCCCGGTGAATCGCTGGGAACGGCGCGACCCGGCGGCCGCCGCCCGGTTGACCCGCGCGCGCACGGCGATGGGTGAGCTGTCCACCGAACATTCCATTCCGGTGGAGAACCTGCTCTCTCCCGACCTGGTCCGCCGCCTGTGCTGGGACGGCCTGCCGGATTACGACCGAGTGCCCGACTCCCCCGCCGACCTGGCCGCCGCCATCGACGGCTTCCTGAAGTCAGGCGGGGCAAGGCCGTGGCAGCGCGAACTGGCCGTGCCGCCGCTGACCGAGGCGCTGATGCCGAAGCAGGCCGACTGAGTCGCTACTCCTTGATGCCGAAGTCGTAGGCCTCCTGCAGCCAGCCCTCGTTCACCACGTGCTCGACGACCGATTCGTCGAGCACCCGGATTTGATGGGTCCACTTCCCCGGGTATGTCTCCTGGACGCTGAGTACCAGTGGATCCGACACCGGTTTGCGCATATCGAGGGTGAGCATGAGGACGTCCTCAGGCACCTTCTTGCCCCGCGGTGTCGGCCACAGCCAGGCGAACTTCCGGTCAGCGCCGAAGGAGACCTGGCTCTTGGTGACCGCGGTGGTGATCGCGCCCAGCGCCTCGATCCGCGGCGCCAGACTGCGGAACAGGCGCAGTGCGTCCGGTCGGCCGGCGAACAAATTCTCGACGGTGTGTTCGTCCATCCTTGGCATTATTGCCGAAGCAGCCGCGCCGAGGCGGCCGCTCGGAAGTTGGGACAGCTGGTGATGTCCGCATGATCGCAGGCCAGCCCGTGATCGACCATTTCCAGCGATGCCTGCGCGCGGGCGATGCGTGCCAGTAATTCTTCGCGCCGCCGCAGCAGCACCGCCGACCGGTCGGAGCCGGTGAGGATGGCGCGGATGTCGTCGAGGCTGAATCCGGCGTCCTTCGCGAGCAGGATGACGGCGACGCGAAAGACGTCGTCGTCGGTATAGCGTCGGCGTCCGGCCGAATCCCGTTCGGGGCCAAGTAGACCCACGGATTCCCAGTGCCGCAGCACATGTGTTGCCAGACCGAATCGCGCGGCCACGGTCCCGATGGGTTTCGCCACGGCACTTGACTTCATGTCAACATTAAGTCGAATGATGGCCGCTATGTCCACCTCTGCCACCGACAGCTTGATCCAGCGACTCGACGCCGCCGACGCCATGCCGGGCGCCGCCGAACTGCGCACCCACTCCTACGAACTCCTGCACCTGCCGCCCGGTGCCTCCGTGCTGGACGTCGGCTGCGGCTCCGGTCGCGCCGTCGCCGAGCTGGCCGCTCGAGGGGCCTGCCCCATCGGGGTCGATCCGGATCAGCGGATGCTCGACGTCGCGCGAACACGCTGGCCCGCATTGGATTTCCGGTCCGGCAGCGCGCAAGCCCTTCCGCTGCCGGACGAATCGGCGTCCGGTTATCGGGCGGACAAGGTATTCCACGAAATCGCCGATCCGGCAGCGGCATTGGCCGAGGCGGAGCGGGTCTTGGTGCCAGGCGGTCGCATCGTCCTGCTCGATCTGGATTGGGACGCCGTCGTCGTCGACTCCGACGATCCGGCGACAACCCGCGCCATCGTGCATGCTCGCGCAGACGCGATCACAAATCCGCAGGCCGCCCGCGGGTGCCGGAACATGCTGCTCGCCAGCGGTTTCCGCGACGTCACCGTGGCAGGGCGGCTATCGATCTTCACCGACGAGCGCATGCTCGGGCTGCTGACCCGCCTGACCGAGGTGGCGGTCGCCAACGGCGAGCTGGACCGCGAACGCACCGAGGCTTGGCTCGCGGAGCAGACCGAACGGGCCGGATCAGGCCGCCTGATGCTGGCGATACCGCTGTTCGTCGCGGCGGCGACCCGGCCATAGTGGCGAGCTCACCGCGCGGCGAGCCACCCGCCGATCCGCCGGGCGATGTCGGGAGCCGTGAGTCCCAGCTCCGCGTGCACCTCACCGCGCGACGCATGGTCCAGGAATTGCTGTGGCACACCGAGATCGCGGGTCGGGATATCCAGGCCGGAATTGCGCAGCCGAGCCGACACAGTGGAGCCGATGCCGCCGTGCAGTCCGCCGTCTTCCAGCGTGACCACGAGCCGGTAGTTCTCGGCGAGCTTGACCAGCGTGTCGGAGACCGGGAGCACCCAGCGCGGGTCGATGACGGTGACCGAAACCCCTTCGGTCTCCAGCAGATCCGCGGCGCGCAGGGCGACCTCGGCGAACGAGCCGACGGCCACCAGCAGCACGTCACCGCGTACCGCCTGGACCGATCCGCCGCCGTCGAGCGCGGGTTCGTCGCCGGTGCGCTCGCCGGCGGCGAGCCGCAGCACGTCCACCCCGTCGAGCCGTTCGACGGCCGAGATATCGTCGGCGACACTGCCTTTGGGGAACCGGATGGCGGTGGGGCCGTCGTTGACGGCGAGCGCCTCGGCCAGTTCCTCGCGCAGGGTCGCCGCGTCGCGCGGCGCCGCCACCCGGATGCCGGGGATGATGCCGAGCACCGAGAGGTCCCACATGCCGTTGTGACTGGCACCGTCGGGGCCGGTGATACCGGAACGGTCCAGCACGACGGTCACCGGCTGCTTCAACAGCGCGACGTCCATCAGCAGCTGGTCGAAGGCACGGTTGAGGAAGGTCGAGTAGATCGCGACGACGGGATGCATGCCGCCCAGCGCGAGCCCGGCCGCCGAGGCCATGGCGTGCTGTTCGGCGATGCCGACATCGAACATCCGCTCCGGGAACCGCTCACCGAATGCCGCGAGCCCGGTCGGCCCCGCCATGGCCGCGGTGATCGCGACGATGTCGTCGCGCTGTTCGGCGTGCGCGATGAGTTCCTGGGAGAACACCGAGGTCCAGCCGAGCGCCTTCGGCCCACCGACCGGGACCCCGGTGAGCGGGTCGATCGGGTCACAGGCGTGCATCTGGTCGGCGATGTGGTTCTCGGCGGGCGCGTAGCCGTGGCCCTTCTGCGTCACCGCGTGCACCACGACCGGTCCGCCGAAGTCCTTGGCCCGGCGCAGCGCCGCCTCCAGCGCGACGATGTCGTGCCCGTCGACCGGGCCGACGTACTTCATCCCGAGGTCGCTGAACAGCTCCTGCGGGCTTACCGCGTCCTTTATCCCGGCCTTCACCGCGTGCATCATCGAGTAGGCGGACTCGCCGACCCGCGGAATGCTCTTCAGGATCCGTTTCCCGGCGTCCAGCGCGTGCTCGTAGGCGGGCTGGGTGCGCAGCGCGGTCAACCGGTCGGCGAGGCCGCCGATGGTCGGCGCGTAGGAGCGGCCGTTGTCGTTGACGACGATCACCACCGGGCGGTCCGGCGCGCCCGCGATGTTGTTGAGCGCCTCCCAGCACATGCCGCCGGTGAGCGCGCCGTCCCCGACCACCGCCACCACATGGCGGTTCTGCCCGCTCAGCGCGAACGCCTTCGCCAGACCGTCCGCGTAGGACAACGACGCCGAGGCGTGCGAGGACTCCACCCAGTCGTGCGCGCTCTCGGCGCGGCTCGGGTAGCCGGACAGTCCGCCCTGCTTGCGCAGCGTGTCGAACTCGTCCTTGCGGCCGGTCAGGATCTTGTGCACATAGGCCTGGTGGCCGGTGTCGAAGATCAACGGGTCGGCCGGCGAGTCGAAGATCCGGTGCAGGGCGATGGTCAGCTCGACCACGCCGAGATTCGGGCCGAGGTGCCCGCCGGTCGCGGCCACCTTCCGCACCAGGAACTCACGGATCTCGTCCGCCAGCTCACGCAATTGCGGCGCGGTGAGCGGACGCAGATCTTCGGGCGTGTCGACCCGGGAAAGCACTCCCACCTGAACTCGCTCCCTCCGGATTGTGCATCTGATCCGATCAGTCTACGGAGCGGCGGGCGGTGCCCTCGAACGAGAACCGAACTGCCACACCTGGCAACGACCATCACCAGCCGACATCGGGCCGGAATGTGAGCCTCGGCATACCGTACTCGGCCTACAGTAATCATGTGGCCCAGCCCGAAGAGGCGACCCAGCGGACAATCGAACCGGGCGTCGTGTCCAGGATCGTCACCGACGTCTATCAGCTGTGCCGCCCCGACGATTCCGGCACGCTCGCCGACTACATTCCGGAACTGGCTGCGGTGCAGCCGGATTCGTTCGCACTGTGCCTGGCCACCGCCGACGGGCAGGTGTACGGCACCGGCGACCTGGACGCCTCGTTCACCATCCAGTCGATCTCCAAGCCGTTCACCTACGCACTCGCGCTGGCCGACCGCGGCACCGAGGCCGTCGACGAGCGCATCGATGTGGAGCCCTCCGGCGAGCCGTTCAACGAGATCAGTTTGGATCCGGTGACCGAGCGCCCGCGCAATCCGATGATCAATGCGGGCGCGATCACCGCTGCGGCGTTGATCACCGGCAGCGATCCGGTTGAGCGCTTCGAACGCATCCGGCGCTGTTATTCGCGCTTCGCCGGACGCGAATTGCGCATGAACGAGGCGGTGTACGCGTCCGAGTCGCGCACCGGCTTCCGCAACCGCGCCATCGGGTACATGCTGCGCTCGTTCGGCATCATCGACTCCGACCCGGACGAGGCGGTCGACCGCTACTTCCGGCAGTGCTCGATCGACGTGACCTGCCGTGACCTGGCGCTGATGGCGGCAACGCTGGCCAACAACGGGCGCAACCCGGTGTCCGGGGAACGCGCGCTGTCGACGGCGCTGACCGAGCGGGTGCTCAGCGTGATGACCACCTGTGGCATGTACAACGCGGCGGGCGACTGGGTGACGACGGTCGGGCTGCCCGCGAAGAGCGGGGTCGGCGGCGGCATCGTCGCGGTGCTGCCGGGGCAGATCGGCATCGCGGTCTACTCGCCGCGGCTGGACGCGCACGGCAACAGCGTGCGTGGCGTCGCGGCCTGCCGGGAGTTGTCGCGGCGGCTGGAACTGCACTTTCTGCACGTCACGCGGGCGGCGCGGACGGCGATCCGGGCCGGATACTCGGTGGCCGAGGTGCCGTCGCGGCTGCGCAGGACCACCGAGGAGATCGCGTTGCTCGCCGAGCACGGGCACCGGGCGCGGGTCTACGAATTGCACGGCGATCTGTTGTTCGCGGGGGCGGAGAGCGCGGTGCGGACCATCGAGGCGCAGGCGGGTGAGCTGGCGGCGCTCGTGGTCGATCTGCGCCGGGTGGGCGAGGTGAGCGCGATCGCGGTGCGAATGCTCGACGACATGCAAACCGAGCTCGCGGCGGTCGGCGTGCGGGTGGCGCTGGTCGATCCCGATGCCAAACTCGGGCATCTGGTGTCCAGCTTGGATCCCGACGACCCCCGCGGGCGAGTGTTCATCGACCGCGATACCGCGACCGAATGGTGTGAGGACATCGTGCTCGACCGGCACCGGCCCGCCGATGAGCCGGAGTGCACGTCGATCTCGATCGAGGATCATCCCGCGCTGGCCGCGCTGGCGGCGGACGATCGGGCGCGGTTGGCCAAGGAGTTCGAAGTGCGCACGTTCGCGCGTGGTGAGGTGATCGCGCGGCGCGGGAGTGCGCGGTCGGGGCTGTACCTGATCCTGGAGGGGCGGGTGCGGATCACGTTCGAGGGCAGTGACGCTCGGACGCATCGGCTGGTGAGTTTGTCGGCGGGGATGTCGTTCGGCGAGATTCCGATGCTGGTCGGGACGCCGTTCGTGAACGAGGCGCGGGCCGAGTCAGGAGTGCGGGTCGCGGTGTTGAACCCCGCGCGGTTCGATCGGCTCACCTCACAGGCGCCGCAGCTGAAGCTGGCACTGCTCGAACGGCTCGCGGCGGGGGCGTACGCGCAGATGGATGCGGCGGTGCGCGCGATCGCGGTGCGCGGTGGGGATTATTGAGCGCGTCGGCGGGGACGATTGCGCCGCGTCCACCGTTGACCACATGAGAGCTACCGTCGATCGATCGAGGAGTATGCCGTGAGTGAGAAGTCCGACTCCGCCGAGGCGGGAGCCGTCACCGTTTTCGGCAACGGTACGGCCCGCGCCACACCTGATCTGATGCGCGTCACGATTTCCGTCGAGTGCCGGGCGAGCAAGGTCGCGCTCGCCTACAGCAAGGCCGGGGAGCGGGTGGCCGCGGTGACCCGTTCGCTGCGCTCCGACGGTGTCGCGGGCAGCGATATCGCGACGAGCGGATTGTCCGTGCACACCGAAACCGTGTGGACCGAAGGTCAGGGCAATCGCATTACCGGTTACCTCGCGAGCACGTCATTGACCGTCGCGCTGCGCGACATCGGTGACGATGCCGATCCCGGGCCCGCGACGATCATCGCCAACGCGGTCGAGGCGGGCGGCGACGACGTTCGCCTCGGCGGTTTGAATCTGACCTTCGCAGACCAAGAGTCGTTGCTCGTGGAGGCGCGGGACGCCGCGTGGCAGAACGCTGTCGTCAAGGCTGAGCAGTACGCGCGGCGGGCGGGGCGTTCGCTCGGGGCGGTGCTGGAGATCACCGAGAATACTTCCGCCGCACCGCCGCCCGTTCCGCGAATGAAGGCGATGTCGGTGTCGATGGACGCCTACGGTGCCGCTCCGGTTCCGGTCGAGCTCGGCGAGAGTGAGATCTCGGCCGTGATTCGCGTTACCTGGCAGTTGAATTGACGCACCTCGCGTAATGCGGGTCCTACTCGTGGAATTCGAATTTCCATGCTTGGTCCTGACTGCTCGTTTCGAGCGGTTGCAGGGCGACGGTGGGTGGGAAGATGCGCAGCATGCTGAGATCGAGGGCTAGTTCGGTGCCATCGATCGGGCCGTTGGGGACGACGATGTAGTAGGTGAACGGGTCAGCGGCGGGAATGAGGCTCCATTCCTTGGGTTCTGGGAGATGGTCGATCCGCTGCGGGCCCGCGTCGTAGCCGAGGTAGGTCTGGCTTGCGAGGTTGCGGATGGTGATGTTGCCGTTGTCGAATCGCCGCACCTCCCACTCCTGGGTGCCGGGTTCGCCGGTCGGCGGCAGGACGACGATCGGCGCGGCACTCTCCGTGCGCTGCAAGGTCAGAAGTTGTTCCGAGGGACGGCTGATCGCGTAGACACCACCGTGCAGCGCGGCGGTCCGGACAGACTCGGACGAACTGTTCGGCCACCACGCTGCCGCCAGCGCGAGAACCGACAGCACCGTGATGGTCAGTGCGCCTGCCGAGCGCGGGGTGCTCATCGGTGACCGAGACCCTTCACCAAGAGCGTCACAGTGTCGGCGCC from Nocardia iowensis includes these protein-coding regions:
- a CDS encoding protoporphyrinogen oxidase, whose protein sequence is MRIAVVGGGISGMAAAYRLRVLLGAEADILVLDRAERVGGILYTGEVAGEPLDLGAEAFVGRRPEVPELLREVGLETQLVTPAGLRPLLWSGGVTHPLPERTLMGIPADAESMRGLVDAETVERIATEPRRPLAWEPGADIDVYRLIADRFGAQVAERSVDPLLGGVYAGSSRSIGIRAALPTLAAALDDGAPSLTHAVSVALPPPSDAPVFGGLRDGYQVLLEALAARSGAKFVTATPATRLARGLRGWVVDPIGAVDAVVLATPAPVSARLLGTVAPNAAAALAGIELSSSVVVALALPRDTALPHNSGILVATGESLRAKAFTLSSRKWTHLAQRETALVRASFGKFGDDSTLSWSDADLIAAAAEDLATVTGVAIEPVAAVVQRWRGGLAQYAPGHTDRVAAIESAVSSLDGLALAGAYLHGVGVPACVASGNAAAERIAAAG
- a CDS encoding uridine kinase family protein, which produces MLAEIVARVLASGPRLGSTRLVAVDGPGGAGKSTLAAQLARECDATVVPTDSFASWDNPLHWWPRLESQVLEPLARDVPARYQRYDWGRRALAEWHEVAPGGVVVLEGVSAARAAVRTRLSLAIWVDTPRTVRLARGLERDGESALPLWERWMTDEDNHFAADDTRANADIIVSGAP
- the hemE gene encoding uroporphyrinogen decarboxylase yields the protein MGSMSTHTRRRLTDAPFLAAATGATPSRRPVWFMRQAGRSLPEYRELRKGVGMLESCFDPELVCEITMQPIRRHGVDAAILFSDIVVPLKAAGIDLDIVPGVGPVIASPVRTVDDVRALPRLRPEEVGAVADGVRLLVDALGETPLIGFAGAPFTLASYLVEGGPSKNHERTKSMMYADPQTWHALLGALTDITIAFLRAQLAAGVDAVQLFDSWAGALSLADYRRFVLPHSERVFAEVADAGVPRIHFGVGTGELLGAMGEAGADVVGVDWRVPLTEAVRRVGPGKALQGNLDPAVLFAGSAAVEAEARRIAHEADEAITLGAKGHIFNLGHGVLPDTDPGVLTALVDLVHEL
- a CDS encoding DUF3000 domain-containing protein, which produces MTPLDFRDGAAPTEGPHGEPAQFRAAVDAMGTATVHPRIELAPIRPPQRLAPYSFALGAEVKHPESGVVPVDSEGDAFGRLILLHDPDGDDAWHGTLRLVAYIQADIDAALATDPLLPEVAWSWLVDALESRSEPFTALGGTVTSTSSVRYGDIAGPPRAHQLELRASWTALTNDMRPHVEGFCEVLAYAAGLPPAGITELQMRPDLSNDQR
- a CDS encoding HRDC domain-containing protein yields the protein MSVPDESEPTGAPPLLAPVDGVPPVLDTAAEIAAAAARLAAGTGPLAVDAERASGFRYSARAYLIQLRRDGAGTFLIDPIPVTDALGPLADAINGLEWVLHSADQDLPGLAELGLRPQRLFDTELGGRLAGFERVGLAAMVENLLGHALRKGHGAADWSTRPLPDEWLNYAALDVELLLELRDAVATALEAQGKTDWAAQEFEHVRTAEPAAPKADRWRRTSGIHNLRRTRQLAVVRELWTTRDTLARARDVAPARILPDAAIIAAVTADPKTIAQLRALPVFGGPRQRRYSREWLAAIDRGRTMPDSELPPLTQPFDGPPPVNRWERRDPAAAARLTRARTAMGELSTEHSIPVENLLSPDLVRRLCWDGLPDYDRVPDSPADLAAAIDGFLKSGGARPWQRELAVPPLTEALMPKQAD
- a CDS encoding DUF5655 domain-containing protein → MDEHTVENLFAGRPDALRLFRSLAPRIEALGAITTAVTKSQVSFGADRKFAWLWPTPRGKKVPEDVLMLTLDMRKPVSDPLVLSVQETYPGKWTHQIRVLDESVVEHVVNEGWLQEAYDFGIKE
- a CDS encoding MerR family transcriptional regulator, whose product is MKSSAVAKPIGTVAARFGLATHVLRHWESVGLLGPERDSAGRRRYTDDDVFRVAVILLAKDAGFSLDDIRAILTGSDRSAVLLRRREELLARIARAQASLEMVDHGLACDHADITSCPNFRAAASARLLRQ
- a CDS encoding methyltransferase domain-containing protein; this encodes MSTSATDSLIQRLDAADAMPGAAELRTHSYELLHLPPGASVLDVGCGSGRAVAELAARGACPIGVDPDQRMLDVARTRWPALDFRSGSAQALPLPDESASGYRADKVFHEIADPAAALAEAERVLVPGGRIVLLDLDWDAVVVDSDDPATTRAIVHARADAITNPQAARGCRNMLLASGFRDVTVAGRLSIFTDERMLGLLTRLTEVAVANGELDRERTEAWLAEQTERAGSGRLMLAIPLFVAAATRP
- the dxs gene encoding 1-deoxy-D-xylulose-5-phosphate synthase, giving the protein MGVLSRVDTPEDLRPLTAPQLRELADEIREFLVRKVAATGGHLGPNLGVVELTIALHRIFDSPADPLIFDTGHQAYVHKILTGRKDEFDTLRKQGGLSGYPSRAESAHDWVESSHASASLSYADGLAKAFALSGQNRHVVAVVGDGALTGGMCWEALNNIAGAPDRPVVIVVNDNGRSYAPTIGGLADRLTALRTQPAYEHALDAGKRILKSIPRVGESAYSMMHAVKAGIKDAVSPQELFSDLGMKYVGPVDGHDIVALEAALRRAKDFGGPVVVHAVTQKGHGYAPAENHIADQMHACDPIDPLTGVPVGGPKALGWTSVFSQELIAHAEQRDDIVAITAAMAGPTGLAAFGERFPERMFDVGIAEQHAMASAAGLALGGMHPVVAIYSTFLNRAFDQLLMDVALLKQPVTVVLDRSGITGPDGASHNGMWDLSVLGIIPGIRVAAPRDAATLREELAEALAVNDGPTAIRFPKGSVADDISAVERLDGVDVLRLAAGERTGDEPALDGGGSVQAVRGDVLLVAVGSFAEVALRAADLLETEGVSVTVIDPRWVLPVSDTLVKLAENYRLVVTLEDGGLHGGIGSTVSARLRNSGLDIPTRDLGVPQQFLDHASRGEVHAELGLTAPDIARRIGGWLAAR
- the glsA gene encoding glutaminase A, producing the protein MAQPEEATQRTIEPGVVSRIVTDVYQLCRPDDSGTLADYIPELAAVQPDSFALCLATADGQVYGTGDLDASFTIQSISKPFTYALALADRGTEAVDERIDVEPSGEPFNEISLDPVTERPRNPMINAGAITAAALITGSDPVERFERIRRCYSRFAGRELRMNEAVYASESRTGFRNRAIGYMLRSFGIIDSDPDEAVDRYFRQCSIDVTCRDLALMAATLANNGRNPVSGERALSTALTERVLSVMTTCGMYNAAGDWVTTVGLPAKSGVGGGIVAVLPGQIGIAVYSPRLDAHGNSVRGVAACRELSRRLELHFLHVTRAARTAIRAGYSVAEVPSRLRRTTEEIALLAEHGHRARVYELHGDLLFAGAESAVRTIEAQAGELAALVVDLRRVGEVSAIAVRMLDDMQTELAAVGVRVALVDPDAKLGHLVSSLDPDDPRGRVFIDRDTATEWCEDIVLDRHRPADEPECTSISIEDHPALAALAADDRARLAKEFEVRTFARGEVIARRGSARSGLYLILEGRVRITFEGSDARTHRLVSLSAGMSFGEIPMLVGTPFVNEARAESGVRVAVLNPARFDRLTSQAPQLKLALLERLAAGAYAQMDAAVRAIAVRGGDY